A window of the Hevea brasiliensis isolate MT/VB/25A 57/8 chromosome 6, ASM3005281v1, whole genome shotgun sequence genome harbors these coding sequences:
- the LOC110635478 gene encoding uncharacterized protein LOC110635478, whose protein sequence is MSFAGPSSIYDIQYYGDYIITTVTTAAVVVHEWIANTLHIHKHKLSKLLIGLDTEWCMPTEPDGHQQVAIIQLCVGKTYLIFQLYQAYDIPPSLIQFLGHKKFKFVGKEVRNDAYKLFENYKLHVAHTKDVAY, encoded by the coding sequence CAGGTCCTTCCTCCATATATGATATTCAATACTATGGTGATTATATTATCACAACGGTTACAACAGCAGCTGTTGTTGTCCATGAATGGATAGCTAATACACTGCATATCCACAAGCATAAACTAAGCAAACTTCTCATTGGCCTTGACACCGAATGGTGTATGCCTACTGAACCAGATGGACACCAACAAGTTGCCATCATTCAACTCTGTGTGGGTAAAACATACCTTATATTTCAACTTTACCAAGCGTATGATATCCCAccatctttgattcaatttcttgggCACAAGAAATTCAAATTTGTTGGTAAAGAGGTGCGGAATGATGCTTACAAACTATTTGAAAATTATAAGTTGCATGTGGCTCATACAAAAGATGTAGCCTACTAG